The following proteins are co-located in the Paenibacillus sp. JNUCC32 genome:
- a CDS encoding BglG family transcription antiterminator — protein MLTLLHEAADYVSLEELMQKLGISRRTVYYDMDKINDWLKAVQLPSVQYVRTAGYYLPEESRAGLPQLNEKPHAQQYYLSPRERLAWMSLYLLSAESPLFVHHLTELLQVSRGTVLKDLNMVRSEMKSVKLKVTYDRKRGYGVHGEERDKRKTLSHYFGQIFGHAGWEQAFNLNPESGIPDLAPLLFPPMEEGGLEQVYRLISDSEITLGVDLTDEMLFHLTARFLLYVRRIQTAQWVSIDDDERSVLRRTPEYEAAARIAEGLGQMFGVSVPDDEVCYFAMHLLGARVNRMEQMTGSEEVLKQLRNVTTEMTDHFQRYACVFLPNREAMEENLLVHLKPAYYRILYGLSLENPLLENIRSKYGEVFELTRRSAAPFEQLVGRKLDDHEIGYLAMHFGGWLRRENTKPAVRRQAAIVCVNGISASRMLKSQLENLFSAVDITAVLSLRDYESFREEDVDFIFSTVPLPDSKVPVLLVNPILSDKDKEHLLNQINMVSGRKSRTQANTVQALLDIVHKYAAVRDEAGLAEELNRYMSLGKTWLSEARKPSLTDLLTGQMIRMNREAADWRSAIREASEPLLKDGRIEEAYIDAMISKVEALGPYIVVAPGIAIAHGKPQDGVRQLGISLLRLEQPVAFSEEARHQVQIILVLAAIDGESHLKALSELTLLLRDKENLIRLKEARTKEQILQQLQTGP, from the coding sequence ATGTTGACGCTGCTCCATGAGGCAGCCGATTATGTATCGCTGGAAGAACTGATGCAGAAGCTCGGCATCTCCAGACGAACCGTTTACTATGATATGGACAAAATAAACGACTGGTTGAAAGCGGTTCAACTTCCATCGGTCCAATATGTCAGGACAGCAGGCTACTATTTGCCTGAAGAAAGCCGGGCGGGGCTTCCGCAGTTGAATGAAAAGCCCCATGCACAGCAGTATTATTTGTCTCCGCGCGAAAGGCTGGCCTGGATGTCGCTCTACCTGCTGTCGGCGGAGAGTCCGCTCTTCGTTCACCATCTGACCGAACTTCTCCAGGTTAGCCGCGGCACCGTGCTCAAGGATTTGAACATGGTCCGCTCGGAGATGAAGTCCGTAAAACTCAAGGTAACCTACGACCGTAAGCGGGGGTACGGCGTACACGGGGAGGAGCGGGACAAGCGGAAGACACTGAGCCATTACTTCGGGCAGATTTTCGGTCATGCGGGCTGGGAACAGGCATTCAACCTGAACCCGGAATCGGGAATTCCCGATCTCGCCCCACTCCTGTTTCCGCCTATGGAAGAGGGAGGTTTGGAGCAAGTCTATCGCCTGATCTCGGATAGCGAGATCACGCTGGGCGTAGATTTGACGGATGAGATGCTGTTTCATCTGACCGCCCGCTTCCTGTTGTATGTAAGACGGATTCAAACCGCGCAATGGGTCTCGATCGACGATGATGAACGAAGCGTTCTGCGGAGGACGCCAGAGTATGAAGCTGCCGCGCGTATTGCGGAAGGTCTCGGGCAAATGTTCGGCGTTTCCGTTCCGGATGATGAAGTCTGCTACTTCGCGATGCATCTGCTGGGGGCGAGAGTCAATCGGATGGAACAGATGACGGGTTCCGAAGAAGTGCTGAAGCAGCTTCGGAACGTGACGACGGAGATGACCGACCATTTTCAACGGTATGCCTGCGTATTTCTGCCGAACCGGGAAGCCATGGAGGAGAATCTGCTGGTCCACTTGAAACCGGCTTATTACCGGATCTTGTATGGTCTCAGCCTGGAAAATCCGCTGCTCGAAAATATCCGTTCCAAGTACGGGGAAGTATTCGAGCTTACCCGCCGTTCCGCCGCACCGTTCGAGCAGTTGGTTGGACGTAAACTTGACGATCACGAGATCGGATACCTCGCCATGCACTTCGGCGGTTGGCTGCGCAGAGAGAATACGAAGCCGGCCGTAAGGCGGCAGGCCGCCATCGTCTGCGTGAACGGCATTTCCGCATCGCGGATGCTGAAATCGCAGCTGGAGAACCTGTTCTCGGCAGTGGACATCACAGCCGTATTGTCGCTCCGCGATTATGAGTCGTTTCGCGAAGAAGATGTCGATTTTATATTCTCGACGGTACCGCTCCCGGACAGCAAAGTGCCCGTTCTCCTGGTGAATCCGATTCTAAGCGATAAGGATAAGGAGCATTTGCTGAACCAAATCAACATGGTTTCCGGACGCAAATCAAGAACCCAGGCCAACACGGTACAAGCGCTGCTGGACATCGTCCATAAATACGCGGCGGTAAGGGATGAAGCCGGACTTGCGGAGGAGCTTAACCGCTACATGTCCTTAGGGAAAACTTGGCTCAGCGAGGCTCGGAAGCCATCTCTGACGGATCTGCTCACCGGGCAAATGATTCGGATGAACAGAGAAGCGGCAGATTGGCGGAGCGCCATACGCGAAGCCTCCGAACCGCTGCTGAAGGATGGACGCATCGAAGAGGCTTACATTGATGCGATGATCTCCAAAGTGGAAGCGCTCGGCCCTTACATTGTCGTAGCACCTGGCATCGCCATCGCGCACGGCAAGCCGCAGGATGGAGTCCGGCAGCTTGGGATCAGTCTGCTCCGGCTGGAGCAGCCCGTCGCCTTCTCGGAGGAAGCGCGCCACCAGGTGCAGATCATTCTGGTCCTGGCGGCGATTGACGGCGAATCCCACCTGAAAGCACTGTCGGAGCTGACGCTCCTGCTGAGAGATAAGGAAAACCTGATCCGACTGAAAGAGGCCAGGACGAAAGAACAGATACTTCAACAATTACAAACCGGTCCTTAG
- a CDS encoding PTS sugar transporter subunit IIA: MKFLEPSLIALDVEAETAEEAIRLAGALLANAGAAEERYADAMVESYRDKGPYFVLAPHIALPHARAEDGVREASVSLLRLKTPVVFGHAANDPVQLVFALGGSSSSEHIAMLRKLTTLLSNPDNVELFKQASDVESIQQLIRGNEQ, translated from the coding sequence ATGAAATTTTTGGAACCGTCACTAATTGCCTTGGATGTTGAGGCCGAGACGGCGGAAGAAGCGATCCGTTTGGCAGGGGCGCTGCTGGCGAATGCCGGAGCGGCGGAAGAACGTTATGCCGATGCCATGGTGGAATCGTATCGTGACAAAGGGCCGTACTTTGTTCTTGCGCCGCACATCGCCCTACCGCATGCCCGTGCGGAGGACGGGGTGAGGGAAGCCTCCGTCTCGCTGCTTCGATTGAAGACACCCGTCGTTTTTGGCCATGCCGCCAATGACCCGGTCCAGCTTGTATTCGCGCTCGGCGGCTCCTCAAGCTCGGAGCACATCGCCATGCTGCGCAAGCTGACGACATTGCTCAGCAATCCGGACAACGTGGAGCTATTCAAGCAGGCATCTGATGTAGAGTCAATCCAACAACTAATTAGGGGGAACGAACAATGA
- a CDS encoding PTS sugar transporter subunit IIB, translating into MKILCVCGLGQGTSLILRMNVENVLNGMGVNADVEHTDVSTASGTAADYIITSNELAQSLQGHEAKVVIVNNYFDNDEIKQKLEEVL; encoded by the coding sequence ATGAAAATTTTATGCGTATGCGGTTTAGGACAAGGAACCAGCTTGATTCTGAGAATGAATGTGGAGAATGTGCTGAACGGCATGGGAGTAAACGCCGACGTGGAGCACACGGACGTTTCGACGGCATCGGGAACCGCAGCCGATTATATCATTACAAGCAACGAGCTGGCACAAAGCCTGCAAGGGCATGAAGCCAAGGTCGTTATCGTCAACAACTATTTTGACAACGACGAGATCAAACAGAAGCTGGAAGAAGTGCTGTAA
- a CDS encoding PTS ascorbate transporter subunit IIC gives MDVLFWIATNIFGTPAILLGFIVLIGLLLQKKSTSQLVSGTFKAIIGFLIIGAGSDVIVKALNVFEPMWKEVFGLESGSLGTFMGQEAFNSKFGSAVTLAMLIGFLINVLLARFTRFKFIYLTGHMMFWTSTVFAGVIVHASSGIPIWKLVLMIAVVLGVYWTFQPALVQPFLRKITGNDNIALGHTSASVALLAALFGKLLGNKNNDSEKIKVPKGFEFLRDSNVITALSMGVLFLIGAIILSTKGTPAAAELMKQSGDQNFIIYSIIQSFTFAGGIAIVLMGVRMFVGELVPAFNGIATKLVPGAKPALDAPVVYPYAPNAVVLGFLGAFGGAIIWLLVLGNTVSYIFVPTMIVLFFHGATAGVFGNSTGGVRGAVIGGFITSTVVAWGQFLMVRFFIASTVPDTAMWAADSDMFIIGPILHFLAKLFF, from the coding sequence ATGGACGTACTTTTTTGGATCGCTACCAACATTTTTGGAACGCCGGCCATTCTGCTCGGGTTTATCGTTCTGATCGGCCTGCTGCTGCAGAAGAAATCAACGAGTCAGCTCGTAAGCGGCACCTTTAAAGCGATCATCGGCTTCCTCATCATCGGCGCAGGCTCTGACGTTATCGTAAAAGCCTTGAACGTATTCGAGCCGATGTGGAAAGAAGTCTTCGGATTGGAAAGCGGATCCCTCGGTACCTTTATGGGGCAGGAGGCATTCAATTCCAAATTCGGCAGCGCCGTTACGCTTGCCATGCTCATCGGCTTTCTGATCAACGTTCTGCTGGCACGCTTTACCCGGTTTAAATTTATTTATCTGACCGGGCACATGATGTTCTGGACGTCGACCGTTTTTGCGGGCGTCATCGTCCATGCGTCCAGCGGAATTCCGATCTGGAAGCTGGTACTGATGATCGCCGTGGTTCTTGGGGTGTACTGGACGTTCCAGCCGGCGCTGGTTCAGCCGTTCCTGCGTAAAATCACGGGCAACGATAACATTGCGCTTGGACACACGTCGGCTTCGGTTGCGCTATTGGCTGCCTTGTTCGGCAAATTGCTCGGCAACAAAAACAACGATTCCGAGAAAATCAAAGTACCGAAAGGCTTCGAATTTCTTCGCGATTCCAACGTCATCACGGCGCTCAGCATGGGCGTGTTATTCCTGATCGGGGCCATTATTCTCTCGACGAAGGGCACGCCGGCTGCGGCAGAACTGATGAAACAATCGGGTGACCAGAACTTTATCATCTATTCCATTATCCAATCGTTCACGTTCGCAGGCGGAATCGCCATCGTTCTGATGGGGGTCCGGATGTTTGTCGGCGAGCTGGTGCCGGCCTTCAACGGGATTGCTACCAAACTCGTGCCAGGCGCCAAACCGGCTCTGGATGCGCCAGTCGTATACCCTTACGCGCCGAATGCGGTGGTGCTTGGCTTCCTGGGAGCTTTCGGTGGCGCGATTATCTGGCTGCTCGTACTGGGCAACACCGTTTCTTACATCTTTGTGCCGACGATGATCGTTCTATTCTTCCACGGCGCTACGGCAGGGGTGTTCGGGAACTCGACAGGCGGTGTCCGCGGTGCCGTGATCGGCGGCTTCATCACGTCAACCGTAGTCGCTTGGGGTCAGTTCCTGATGGTCCGCTTCTTTATCGCCTCGACGGTGCCGGATACGGCCATGTGGGCTGCCGATTCCGACATGTTCATCATCGGACCGATTCTGCACTTCCTGGCGAAACTGTTCTTTTAG
- a CDS encoding phosphotriesterase family protein has translation MGFIRTLHGDISKEELGFTYSHEHIVCRPAYWQERGVDDLLLDDKEKSKRDVLDFKQHGGCSIVDATAVDYGRDVQAVQEIALETGIRIVGTAGFNKSFLWDAKIKEELKPLIGDYESYAQWIEAKSINELADFVIREVEEGLEGTPFKAGQVKFGTGYNRITPLEEKTLRAVARAHHETKAPIHSHTEVGTMALEQIELLKSEGVDLSYLSLGHMDRNPDPYYHEQIAATGAYMSFDGIGKIKYAPESTRISLILELVRKGYEDQILISGDTARKTYYKHYDYGLGLEYIISKWVPRFVDEANRSGFDGRKLVEKFFVSNPADCFSFKK, from the coding sequence ATGGGCTTTATCCGTACCTTGCATGGAGATATCAGCAAAGAGGAATTGGGCTTTACGTATTCCCATGAACATATCGTATGCCGTCCGGCCTACTGGCAGGAACGGGGAGTGGACGATTTGCTGCTGGATGATAAAGAGAAGTCCAAGCGCGACGTTCTGGATTTCAAACAACACGGCGGATGCTCCATCGTGGATGCTACAGCCGTCGATTATGGACGGGATGTTCAAGCGGTGCAGGAAATCGCGCTTGAAACCGGCATTCGCATTGTAGGAACGGCGGGCTTCAATAAAAGCTTCCTGTGGGATGCCAAAATCAAAGAGGAGCTGAAGCCGCTGATCGGCGATTATGAGAGTTATGCGCAGTGGATCGAGGCCAAAAGCATCAACGAGCTGGCGGATTTCGTCATCCGGGAGGTGGAAGAAGGGCTGGAAGGCACGCCATTCAAAGCAGGCCAGGTTAAGTTCGGGACAGGCTATAACCGCATCACGCCGCTGGAGGAGAAGACGCTGCGCGCTGTAGCCCGCGCTCATCACGAAACAAAAGCCCCTATCCACTCCCATACGGAAGTCGGCACCATGGCGCTGGAGCAAATCGAACTCCTAAAAAGCGAAGGCGTGGATCTATCCTACTTGAGTTTAGGGCATATGGACCGGAACCCCGACCCGTATTACCATGAGCAAATCGCCGCAACCGGAGCCTACATGAGCTTTGACGGTATCGGCAAAATCAAGTATGCGCCGGAAAGCACCCGCATCTCGCTGATTCTGGAGCTTGTCCGAAAAGGCTATGAGGATCAGATTCTCATCAGCGGAGATACCGCCCGTAAAACCTACTACAAGCATTACGATTACGGTCTCGGGCTGGAGTACATTATTTCCAAATGGGTGCCGCGCTTTGTAGACGAAGCGAATCGCAGCGGCTTTGACGGCCGGAAGCTGGTGGAGAAATTTTTCGTAAGCAATCCGGCTGACTGCTTCTCATTCAAAAAGTAA
- a CDS encoding creatininase family protein, giving the protein MKFELENSVEVEEKIRKLGAAILPIGAVEAHGPHLPLGTDNLLASRLADKLAERTDSFVLPTLPYGQVWSLRNFPGSINVSNEALIRLLADIGESIYHQGFRIFIMVNGHLGNAVALKEAARILYERVPELKVFYFFYPGTKEITAEVREASAAHGSYMHADEIETSYMLYLAGEYVDMSKAIDGAPQIPIEADFTPTPWEEMTASAVLGDATLATREKGERIIERSLEVMADMVLRAKKAI; this is encoded by the coding sequence ATGAAATTCGAACTCGAGAATTCGGTTGAGGTGGAGGAGAAAATCCGCAAACTCGGCGCGGCCATACTTCCAATCGGGGCCGTTGAAGCGCATGGTCCCCATCTGCCCCTGGGCACGGATAACCTGCTTGCGTCCAGGCTCGCGGACAAATTGGCGGAACGGACGGACAGCTTCGTTCTGCCGACCCTTCCTTATGGTCAAGTGTGGAGTCTGCGCAATTTTCCGGGAAGCATCAACGTGTCGAACGAAGCGCTCATCCGGCTGCTTGCCGATATCGGCGAGAGTATATATCATCAGGGATTCCGCATCTTCATCATGGTCAACGGCCATCTCGGCAATGCGGTTGCGCTGAAGGAAGCGGCGAGAATTTTATACGAACGGGTACCCGAATTGAAGGTGTTCTACTTCTTTTATCCAGGCACGAAGGAAATCACGGCGGAGGTACGCGAGGCTTCGGCCGCTCACGGCAGCTACATGCATGCCGATGAAATCGAGACCTCCTACATGCTGTATCTTGCGGGCGAATACGTGGACATGAGCAAGGCGATCGACGGCGCTCCGCAGATCCCGATTGAAGCGGACTTCACGCCTACACCCTGGGAGGAAATGACGGCTTCCGCGGTGCTTGGAGATGCAACGTTGGCAACGAGGGAGAAGGGAGAGCGGATTATCGAGCGAAGCCTGGAAGTCATGGCCGACATGGTACTCCGGGCGAAAAAAGCGATATGA
- a CDS encoding SIS domain-containing protein: MMDTYFDVIGGLFDKVRAEQAKSIREAAEKVAACIQQGGIIHLFGCGHSHILTEEVFYRAGGLVPIRPILIEKLMLHEGAVRSSELERQNDLAVEFMSKQDIRKGEVVFVLSTSGRNPVPVDVALMAKEKGAFTVGITSLEYSKSMPSRHSSGKHLADAVDLVIDNFSVKGDAVLSHPGLQVPFTPSSTVIGALILNALFAESIEIMIEQGFNPPVFLSGNIDGSDEHNQALVEAYKGRITLLA, from the coding sequence ATGATGGACACCTATTTTGATGTGATTGGCGGGTTGTTTGACAAAGTACGAGCGGAGCAGGCCAAGTCGATACGTGAAGCGGCGGAAAAGGTGGCGGCCTGTATTCAGCAGGGCGGCATTATTCATCTGTTCGGCTGCGGGCATTCGCATATATTGACCGAGGAAGTCTTCTACCGGGCAGGCGGACTCGTACCGATCCGTCCGATTCTCATAGAGAAGCTGATGCTGCATGAAGGCGCGGTACGTTCGTCCGAGCTGGAAAGACAAAACGATCTTGCCGTCGAATTCATGAGCAAGCAGGACATCCGCAAGGGAGAGGTCGTATTCGTCCTGTCCACCTCGGGCCGCAATCCGGTTCCCGTGGATGTCGCTTTGATGGCGAAGGAGAAGGGGGCCTTCACCGTAGGCATTACCTCACTGGAATATTCCAAAAGCATGCCGTCCCGGCACAGCAGCGGCAAGCATCTGGCGGATGCCGTGGATCTGGTGATCGACAATTTCTCGGTCAAGGGCGATGCGGTATTGAGCCATCCCGGCCTTCAGGTCCCCTTTACCCCGAGCTCGACAGTGATCGGAGCCTTGATTTTGAACGCCCTGTTCGCCGAATCCATTGAGATTATGATTGAGCAAGGCTTTAACCCCCCTGTATTTCTTAGCGGAAATATCGACGGCTCCGATGAGCACAACCAAGCGCTGGTCGAGGCGTATAAAGGCCGGATAACCTTACTGGCCTGA
- a CDS encoding HPr family phosphocarrier protein, producing MFAQTVTIQNEQGFHVRPAQLFSEKAGQFGAEVRLKTNEGRSADGKSMLELMTLGVEQGAVVTIEANGDCEQEVVEALIQLVESKFGEA from the coding sequence ATGTTCGCACAAACGGTAACCATACAGAATGAGCAGGGCTTTCATGTACGTCCGGCTCAGCTATTCTCGGAAAAAGCAGGACAATTTGGAGCAGAGGTTCGTCTGAAGACAAACGAAGGACGCTCGGCGGACGGCAAGAGCATGCTGGAGCTGATGACGCTCGGCGTTGAACAAGGAGCCGTCGTGACCATCGAAGCCAACGGAGACTGTGAGCAAGAAGTCGTCGAAGCCCTGATACAGCTCGTCGAAAGCAAGTTTGGTGAAGCCTGA
- the ptsP gene encoding phosphoenolpyruvate--protein phosphotransferase, which translates to MNRLDIQGIGVSEGIRIAKAYIYKSSAGASGQSSPEGNYIPDTSAAIQDELHKLREAKAGCTEQMEKLIEKAKEAVGEEQAGILAGHRKLLDDPAFYPKMEARIREKLETAPRAVAEVVNQVASMFEGMSNDYMKERATDIRDIGGRLLACLSPGQSQGLAGITEPVILVADDLTPSDTVQLDPALVVGFITRTGGATSHTAILARSLGIAAVVGAGDGIDGIEDGDLLVLDGSAGLCLARPEAAEAEQHRLRMQQDLERRQSLEEYTARPAVTADGTRVELAANIGSAAEAEAAVRQGADGVGLFRTEFLFMNAAAMPGEEEQFRAYQEAARQMEGRPVIIRTMDIGGDKELPYLQLPKETNPFLGYRAIRVGLVRQELLRTQLRAVLRASAFGTVKVMFPMISGLQEWRQARSILAEVQGELREEGVPFDEKMEVGIMVEIPSTAVLAGLFADEVDFFSIGTNDLVQYTVAADRMNEHVAHLYDYFHPAVLQLIRTVIDASHKAGKWTGMCGSMAGDPLAAPLLLGLGLDEWSMEAGRLSPIKERLEGLERAECRDLAERILRLDTPQAVRQELEAFCSAKIPC; encoded by the coding sequence ATGAATAGGCTGGATATTCAAGGAATCGGCGTATCGGAGGGTATCCGGATTGCAAAGGCCTATATCTACAAATCTTCGGCGGGGGCCAGCGGCCAAAGCAGCCCCGAAGGGAATTATATTCCCGATACCTCGGCTGCGATCCAAGACGAGCTTCATAAGCTTCGCGAAGCCAAAGCGGGCTGCACCGAGCAAATGGAGAAGCTGATTGAGAAAGCGAAGGAAGCGGTAGGCGAAGAGCAAGCCGGCATTCTTGCGGGACACCGAAAGCTGCTGGACGATCCGGCTTTCTACCCGAAGATGGAGGCGCGGATCCGGGAGAAATTGGAGACGGCCCCAAGGGCCGTTGCCGAGGTTGTCAACCAAGTCGCTTCCATGTTTGAAGGCATGAGCAATGATTATATGAAAGAGCGCGCGACCGACATCCGCGATATCGGCGGCCGTCTTCTCGCCTGTCTGTCGCCTGGGCAATCGCAGGGACTTGCCGGAATCACCGAGCCGGTGATTCTCGTTGCCGACGATTTGACGCCTTCGGATACGGTGCAGCTGGACCCTGCCTTGGTGGTCGGCTTTATCACCCGTACCGGAGGAGCAACCTCGCATACTGCGATTCTCGCGCGGTCGCTCGGCATTGCCGCTGTCGTCGGCGCGGGAGACGGGATCGACGGCATCGAGGACGGCGATCTGCTCGTCCTCGACGGATCAGCCGGGCTGTGCCTCGCCCGGCCGGAAGCGGCGGAGGCGGAGCAGCATCGGCTCCGCATGCAGCAGGACCTCGAGCGCAGGCAGTCGCTCGAGGAATACACCGCGCGTCCGGCGGTGACCGCCGACGGTACGCGCGTGGAGCTCGCGGCGAACATCGGCAGCGCCGCGGAAGCCGAGGCCGCCGTCCGGCAGGGCGCGGACGGCGTGGGTCTGTTCCGCACGGAGTTCCTGTTCATGAACGCCGCGGCCATGCCGGGCGAGGAGGAGCAGTTCCGTGCGTACCAGGAAGCGGCCCGGCAGATGGAGGGCCGCCCCGTGATCATCCGCACGATGGACATCGGCGGAGATAAGGAGCTTCCGTACCTGCAGCTGCCAAAGGAAACGAATCCCTTCCTGGGTTACCGTGCAATACGGGTAGGGCTTGTCCGCCAGGAGCTGCTGCGCACGCAGCTGCGGGCCGTGCTGCGGGCCAGCGCCTTCGGTACCGTGAAGGTCATGTTCCCGATGATCTCCGGTTTGCAAGAATGGAGGCAGGCGAGATCCATCCTGGCGGAAGTGCAGGGTGAATTGAGGGAGGAGGGCGTACCGTTCGACGAGAAGATGGAAGTCGGCATTATGGTCGAGATTCCCTCCACGGCCGTGTTGGCAGGACTTTTCGCGGACGAAGTCGATTTCTTCAGCATCGGTACGAATGATCTCGTTCAGTACACGGTTGCCGCGGATCGCATGAACGAACACGTAGCGCACCTGTACGATTATTTCCATCCCGCCGTGCTTCAGCTCATCCGCACGGTGATCGATGCTTCCCATAAGGCCGGTAAATGGACCGGCATGTGCGGCAGCATGGCGGGCGACCCGTTGGCCGCGCCGCTCTTGCTCGGTCTGGGACTTGACGAATGGAGCATGGAGGCTGGCAGACTCAGCCCGATCAAGGAAAGGCTCGAAGGATTGGAGCGAGCGGAATGCCGCGATCTGGCGGAACGCATTCTTCGCCTGGACACGCCCCAAGCCGTTCGTCAGGAGCTGGAGGCATTTTGCAGCGCTAAGATTCCCTGCTGA
- a CDS encoding helix-turn-helix domain-containing protein, producing MENSEKSFVISMERFKPHTFQAEQGEGLFQSHAHEYDELTLVLDGEGYYSSSEQNIKVAAGDLILIPARLHHGFVCTRPWQGISVHFFHDRLPVHCQYLFHEIESKPHRIRSAHLHEDDMRWAEISFFQLEKEWNSKRQDIDAYNMMRIAFETTLLIFQRNRETSMPTAGTDQVVLEAILKEIHSRYHTQITVNELAARHFISESNLRRKFSESFGVSPKQYIINLRLMEAKRLLRQTDKAIESISAEVGFTSSSRFYEFFTKSNGATPLEWRKQNP from the coding sequence ATGGAAAACAGTGAAAAGAGCTTTGTGATCAGTATGGAGCGCTTTAAGCCCCACACCTTTCAGGCCGAGCAGGGAGAGGGCCTCTTCCAGTCACATGCCCATGAATACGATGAGCTGACGCTGGTATTGGATGGGGAAGGGTACTACAGCTCTTCTGAACAGAATATCAAGGTAGCTGCCGGCGATCTTATCCTGATACCTGCCCGGCTTCATCACGGCTTCGTTTGTACGAGGCCTTGGCAGGGGATATCCGTTCATTTCTTCCACGATAGGCTTCCGGTCCATTGCCAATACCTCTTTCATGAAATAGAGTCCAAACCACATCGGATCCGGAGCGCCCATCTTCACGAAGATGATATGCGGTGGGCGGAAATCAGTTTTTTTCAGCTGGAGAAAGAATGGAATTCCAAGAGGCAAGACATCGATGCCTACAACATGATGCGGATTGCCTTTGAGACAACCTTGCTGATATTCCAGCGTAACAGGGAAACGTCGATGCCGACGGCAGGTACCGATCAAGTCGTATTGGAAGCGATATTAAAAGAAATTCATAGCAGATATCATACACAAATTACGGTTAACGAGCTCGCAGCTCGCCATTTTATTTCCGAAAGCAATCTCCGCAGGAAGTTCTCGGAATCCTTCGGCGTCTCGCCAAAGCAGTATATCATCAACCTTCGTTTGATGGAGGCTAAACGGCTGTTGCGACAAACCGATAAGGCGATCGAATCGATCTCCGCCGAGGTGGGCTTTACCTCTTCCAGTCGGTTTTATGAGTTCTTTACGAAATCGAATGGAGCCACACCGCTTGAATGGCGTAAGCAGAATCCATGA